DNA sequence from the Gloeocapsa sp. PCC 73106 genome:
CTTGGGTGAGTAAAACATCTTTTTCGGAAACAGCAGCTATAGATCAGTTAGTAACCGCAGCTATTGGGATAAAACCTCAGGGATTAGTTGCTCAAACCGCTGTACTAGGATTAACAGAAGCTTCAACGGATAATCTACTGAGTAAACCTGTGGACGCTCTAAATTATGTTCCTTCTGAGAGTGTGATAGCGATAGCCGGTCAAGATTTAAATCAATTTTGGTCTACCCTGACCGAAACTGAGGGTAATACTTTTACTCCTGCTTTAAAGCCTATTTTGGAAAATTTGGTAGCTAGCGTCAAACAGATTGATTTACCTCAAGATATTTTTAGTTGGGTACAGGGAGAGTACGCCTTAGCTTTGATTCCTTTACCGGGAAAACGCAGTAATGACTGGATTTTTGTCGCTGAAAAGGTAGCTGAAGCTAATCTTGAACAAGCGATTCAACATCTAGACGAACTGGCGATCGCTCAAGGTAATAGCGTTAGTACTATTCCTCTATTTGAACGTACTACTACGGTTTGGTCCCAATTAAGTCAAAGCAATCCCACCAAGACGGGTTCTTTTCGTTTGGACGCTCAGGTTAGAGGAGTACACACTAGTATCGGCAACTATGTTGTCTTTAGTTCTTCTCTAGAAGCTCTCGCTAAAGCTTTATCAGCTCCAGAAAACCCTCTGATCAAGAGTGAAACTTGGTTGAATAGCGTTAGTTTACTCCCGAATGATAACGAGGGTTATGTTTACTTAAATTGGCAAGAAGGTCAACAAACTCTGAAAAAACAGTTTCCTCTGGTGCGAGTAGTAGAGTTGTCCGCTCGACCCTTGTTTGAACATTTGCGATCGCTTACCCTGACTAGTTTGGGTACAGAAGATGGCGTCAAACACGCTACCATCTTATTCGATTTGCTCAACTAGATCACTCAATTACTAAAGGGGGATTCCCCATATTCCCTCTTTTTTTTACTGGCATTTTTTTATCCAAAAACTACCAGGTATAAAATCAGGATTTTCAGCAAAAACAGCAGGAAAATGTGAAGCGAGTTTTTCCTTTTGATAGAACTTTAAAGCGGCTCCTGACCAAAGAACTTGATAAGAATTATTAAAAGCTAAAAAAGCTTGCAATAGGTATTGCTCAGCCCAAAACATATATCTTTCTTTAACCATTTCTCGAGGATAAGGCAATGGTAAAAAGATATCATGAATGTGTATAATAACCCCTTTCTTTAGTCTTGGTAAAATTTCAAGAAACTCATATAAGACATCGTTCCCTATTTTTACGGTATGACTCGAATCAATAAAAAGTATATCATTTTCTTCGAGATCTTCAAATAAGGATAAAGGCAGGTCTTCTACTTTTTCTTGTATCAGTTTATGTTCACCCACTAAGTAATCTTTGAGATAGGCTTGAGGGTATGGTTCTATAGCGATAACTTTACCATATTGATTAGTCATTTCTCCAACTTTGTTTAAAGCCGTAATTGATAACAAAGTAGAAGAACCTGAACCTATTTCTATTATTTTTTTAGGCTGAAACTTTCTAATCATAGAGTAGAGAATGTGAGCATCAACCCCAGCAAAGAAAAGAGTACTACTATACTTAGTGGAAGCATCGGGTATTTGGTTAAATTCCTGAATAAATTCTTGAAAACTTTCGAGTAATTCTATTTGACTGGGTATATTGA
Encoded proteins:
- a CDS encoding DUF3352 domain-containing protein, with the translated sequence MKLRSLIVTLAVGVIALLLIAVISFSWIVNQSALKLLAGGVDAQPTGAMFVPQQAPVMLSLLVNPERLESLRQLTAPLGKRRQGKQELNQLKQGLLGNLGLNYDQDVKDWLGEEITLAITSLDFDRDSENGLQPGYLLVATSKDPEQARQFLQASYSKRALSGTSDLVFEQYKGINIIYQRPKIALEENNIAASAVVGEYVLFANHPKVLKDALNNVQAKELSLQNNPSYQQALNSLVDPRIGVIYLNLPAVSAWVSKTSFSETAAIDQLVTAAIGIKPQGLVAQTAVLGLTEASTDNLLSKPVDALNYVPSESVIAIAGQDLNQFWSTLTETEGNTFTPALKPILENLVASVKQIDLPQDIFSWVQGEYALALIPLPGKRSNDWIFVAEKVAEANLEQAIQHLDELAIAQGNSVSTIPLFERTTTVWSQLSQSNPTKTGSFRLDAQVRGVHTSIGNYVVFSSSLEALAKALSAPENPLIKSETWLNSVSLLPNDNEGYVYLNWQEGQQTLKKQFPLVRVVELSARPLFEHLRSLTLTSLGTEDGVKHATILFDLLN
- a CDS encoding class I SAM-dependent methyltransferase gives rise to the protein MKQAIRGILAQLVSSLPMGVLTDKQFFKLYESKGYHITPVHFYQPVPSTEELPDELWEKPSELVGIDLNIPSQIELLESFQEFIQEFNQIPDASTKYSSTLFFAGVDAHILYSMIRKFQPKKIIEIGSGSSTLLSITALNKVGEMTNQYGKVIAIEPYPQAYLKDYLVGEHKLIQEKVEDLPLSLFEDLEENDILFIDSSHTVKIGNDVLYEFLEILPRLKKGVIIHIHDIFLPLPYPREMVKERYMFWAEQYLLQAFLAFNNSYQVLWSGAALKFYQKEKLASHFPAVFAENPDFIPGSFWIKKCQ